A DNA window from Choloepus didactylus isolate mChoDid1 chromosome 9, mChoDid1.pri, whole genome shotgun sequence contains the following coding sequences:
- the LOC119544871 gene encoding anaphase-promoting complex subunit 13 — MDSEVQRDGRILDLIDDAWREDKLPYEDVAIPLNELPEPEQDNGGTTESVKEQEMKWTDLALQYLHENVPPIGN; from the coding sequence ATGGACAGTGAGGTACAGAGAGATGGAAGGATCTTGGATTTGATTGATGATGCTTGGCGAGAAGACAAGCTGCCCTATGAGGATGTTGCGATACCACTGAATGAGCTTCCTGAACCTGAACAGGACAATGGTGGCACCACAGAATCTGTTAAAGAACAAGAAATGAAGTGGACAGACTTAGCCTTACAGTATCTCCATGAGAACGTTCCTCCCATTGGAAACTGA